A window from Brachyhypopomus gauderio isolate BG-103 chromosome 6, BGAUD_0.2, whole genome shotgun sequence encodes these proteins:
- the LOC143516581 gene encoding sterile alpha motif domain-containing protein 14-like gives MFAMQLEDTESVFADLSEAIPETELLDSSMQKGRAHLPVKSRRNRPSRSRLRDSISSTEGDDSLERRSLDSPQYSVPHQSGLHSSLSPELLLDSTAFRSPASSSTFKSPAFSFDTPLVRRSPEEANAGFPSPKGRYRQLTNATSHEALGPTPTSSPCRSCPESSPIYFRRTRRPESEVLVSDDSQDGIPTEARSPTVVLDKKTKRRFLDLGVTLRRSYVRVKRDKANRLSMGNREPCENTSRNSGSFVPFSWFTDSHRASSSSSSSPKMAAHSSTPSKSDSQESAFSDEFSPQSPAPPPDSRSSHPYHTLSQSSDEPSEEPQCLVSSWSPQQVCDWLKSLNMEQYIPEFSAKDIDGDLLLQMDGTKLKGLGVLNSSDRSLLKRRIREIHNAAEKERKALDKLEKQREKQRKKDQEQRKI, from the exons ATGTTTGCCATGCAGCTCGAGGACACGGAATCTGTGTTTG CGGACCTGAGTGAGGCCATACCCGAGACGGAGCTCCTGGACAGCAGCATGCAGAAGGGGCGTGCCCACCTGCCCGTGAAGAGCCGCAGAAACCGTCCGTCCCGCTCGCGCCTCCGTGACAGCATCAGCTCCACCGAGGGCGACGACAGTCTCGAGCGCAGG TCATTAGACAGCCCCCAATATTCCGTCCCCCACCAGTCTGGCCTCCACAGCTCCCTCTCTCCCGAGTTACTGCTGGACTCGACAGCCTTCCGAAGCCCCGCCTCTTCGTCTACCTTCAAAAGCCCCGCCTTCTCGTTCGACACCCCTCTCGTGCGTCGCTCACCGGAGGAGGCGAACGCGGGCTTTCCTTCCCCTAAGGGTCGCTACAGGCAACTCACCAATGCCACATCTCACGAGGCGCTAGGGCCCACGCCCACCAGCTCCCCCTGCAGGTCGTGCCCTGAAAGTTCACCCATCTACTTCCGCAGGACTCGACGTCCAGAGAGTGAGG TGCTGGTGTCGGACGACAGTCAGGATGGTATCCCGACTGAAGCCAGGAGTCCGACGGTCGTCTTGGATAAGAAGACTAAGAGGAGGTTCCTGGACTTGGG GGTGACATTACGTCGTTCCTATGTGCGGGTGAAGAGAGACAAGGCTAACAGGCTGTCTATGGGGAACCG AGAACCATGTGAGAACACATCCCGCAACTCGGGATCCTTCGTGCCTTTTTCCTGGTTCACTGATAGTCACcgtgcctcctcctcctcctcttcctcccccaaGATGGCCGCACACTCCAGCACTCCCAGCAAATCAGATTCCCAG GAGTCAGCGTTCAGTGATGAGTTTTCTCCccaaagccccgcccctccgCCAGACTCACGCTCCTCCCACCCCTACCACACGCTGTCTCAGTCTTCAGATGAA CCTTCAGAAGAGCCTCAGTGCCTTGTGTCTTCATGGAGTCCCCAGCAGGTGTGTGACTGGCTCAAGAGCTTAAACATGGAGCAGTACATCCCAGAATTCAGTGCCAAGGACATAGACGGCGATCTCTTACTGCAGATGGACGGCACCaagctgaag ggCCTGGGTGTGCTGAACTCGTCAGACCGCAGTTTACTAAAGCGTCGCATCCGAGAGATTCACAACGCTGCGGAGAAGGAACGCAAAGCTCTGGACaagctggagaaacagagagagaaacagagaaagaaagaccaGGAGCAGAGGAAGATCTAA
- the psmd3 gene encoding 26S proteasome non-ATPase regulatory subunit 3, translated as MKELTSKRREKAKDSKGDKQKESGPESQDVEMAEEEASALEKPPKEQDSLTLEDIKEHVKQIEKAVAGKEPRFVLRALRALPSTSRRLNPNVLHKAVSGFYTSNAAGKEFLLGFLEEPMDTEGDVLFRPRTGKAAATPLIPEVEAYLQLLVVIYLTNKQRYPEAQKVSDDLLQKISSQNRRALDLLAAKCYYYHCRVYEFLNKLDAVRSFLHTRLRTATLRHDSDGQATLLNLLLRNYLQYNLYDQAEKLVSKSVFPELANNNEWARYLYYTGRIKAIQLEYSEARRTLTNALRKAPQHTAVGFKQTVHKLLIVVELLLGEIPDRLQFRQPSLKRSLMPYFLLTQAVRTGNLAKFNQALEQFGEKFQTDGTYTLIIRLRHNVIKTGVRMISLSYSRISLADIAQKLQLDSPEDAEFIVAKAIRDGVIEASINHEKGYVQSKETMDIYGTREPQLAFHQRISFCLDIHNMSVKAMRFPPKAYNKDLESAEERREREQQDLEFAKEMAEDDDDSFP; from the exons ATGAAAGAACTGACATCAAAAAGACGCGAAAAGGCGAAGGACTCGAAAGGCGATAAGCAGAAGGAGTCGGGGCCCGAGTCCCAGGATGTGGAGATGGCGGAGGAGGAGGCGAGCGCGCTGGAGAAGCCCCCGAAGGAGCAGGACTCGCTCACCCTGGAAG ACATCAAGGAGCATGTGAAGCAGATCGAGAAGGCCGTGGCTGGTAAGGAGCCGCGCTTCGTGCTGCGGGCCCTGCGTGCTCTACCCTCCACCAGCCGGCGCCTCAACCCCAACGTGCTCCACAAAGCCGTCTCCGGCTTCTACACCTCCAACGCCGCGGGCAAGGAGTTCCTGCTCGGCTTCCTGGAGGAG ccCATGGACACGGAGGGGGACGTGCTCTTCCGACCTCGCACGGGTAAGGCTGCCGCCACTCCTCTCATCCCTGAGGTGGAGGCGTACCTGCAGCTGCTGGTAGTGATCTACCTCACCAACAAACAGCGCTACCCCGAG gCTCAGAAGGTGTCCGACGACCTGCTGCAGAAGATCAGCTCTCAGAACCGCCGGGCTCTGGACCTGCTGGCCGCCAAgtgctactactaccactgcCGCGTGTACGAGTTCCTCAACAAGCTGGACGCCGTGCGCAG TTTTCTGCACACGCGTCTGAGGACGGCCACGTTGCGGCACGACTCGGACGGCCAGGCCACCCTGCTCAACCTGCTGCTGCGTAACTACCTGCAGTACAACCTCTACGACCAGGCGGAGAAGCTGGTGTCCAAGTCGGTCTTCCCAGAGCTGGCCAACAACAACGAGTGGGCGCGCTACCTCTACTACACCG GGAGGATTAAGGCCATTCAGCTGGAGTACTCTGAGGCCAGGAGGACCCTGACCAACGCGCTACGCAAAGCCCCgcagcacacagcggtgggcTTCAAGCAGACG gtACACAAGCTGCTGATCGTGGTGGAGTTGTTGCTGGGGGAGATTCCTGACCGGCTGCAGTTCCGTCAGCCCTCTCTGAAGAGATCCCTCATGCCCTACTTCCTGCTCACTCAGG CGGTGAGGACTGGCAACCTGGCCAAGTTTAACCAGGCCCTGGAGCAGTTTGGAGAGAAGTTCCAGACTGACGGCACGTACACGCTGATCATTCGCCTGCGTCACAACGTCATCAAAACAG GTGTGAGAATGATCAGCCTGTCCTACTCACGCATCTCTCTGGCTGACATCGCCCAGAAATTACAGCTGGACAGCCCTGAGGATGCGGAGTTTATTGTGGCCAAG GCCATCCGCGACGGGGTGATCGAGGCCAGTATAAACCACGAGAAGGGTTACGTCCAGTCCAAGGAGACCATGGACATCTACGGCACGCGAGAGCCTCAGCTGGCGTTCCACCAGCGCATCTCCTTCTGTTTGGACATCCACAACATGTCTGTCAAG GCTATGAGATTCCCGCCCAAAGCCTACAATAAGGATCTGGAGTCTGCTGAG GAGAGAAGGGAAAGGGAGCAGCAGGATTTGGAGTTTGCCAAAGAGATGGCAGAGGACGATGACGACAGTTTTCCGTGA
- the LOC143516584 gene encoding uncharacterized protein LOC143516584 produces MSAQRNDPELASLLYAAVNNANARSVEVLLIQGVSPNVVLSHGLAAVHLAAGKESEKGLRCLRLILQHGADPNLRSDEGLTPVHIAASWGCYQNLKLLLKNGGNPSLKDQDGNKPADLAEQEENSRCASILQDYESRAPPAQCQDLPKFQYSLYSGCCPSDGSVGSASLLSDFGEDILSSTRRSSLFRTSEIPSRPGWAIRPHDSWFSEVSCVRDSEVFHGGEADDTAPPVLSSTRLSVVDSKKSPEVLSMCRVGEAGPRLVQSAPLIPLSRKSVSFRDFNEYFPSSPLNIPAGSHDSWDTTVDFSQYPDFLDSERMAAVLPKHGIDVTSPDDVFVFCREAVSDDETEKTVIGLGAMGEEEDVVFADKVDEQKQKSVSSGSGSSQYSSCDSETYKSAVEAPVTTGNFSPLEKDEGTPCRNGCDQDQSKAITNIIGPTTEGPDSNSADTESVESATDRSSGKTDEPKTNGEPCVSLMPNCVLEAEEALVEARFTPSPFVTGRTHSRLSRCSQRLSSSSCTSSLFEQTLPTPSRVRRQIAKSPHGADDADACSRPSRDESSMGDLGSCMERLRVSSSQSSDDRGSQADTLIVSRSMADTLIISRSAVDKSLESGSNSFTETIETSSDFHDDKPFFTSDRSTSSESPVLKNKTEHRTATQILHRSSSALKGDDCGLDSQEESYPCQSSLESTSSCSSESSGPPGNPFNTPSSGCTPRYSMSRFFSHSPPQTLADLSYTPGGRPIITDTDEPVEYLYTDTEEGHELIETHVPPTSNASLSSSVLTSTSDDTVLYDWRSVKSAISSPEKGKENHSPGGEDAADTRGLTDQELRRRLVELGEEPGPIGRRTRPLYIQKLRSLQKKSVSQQPAQNSSPAFPGYSAELSKALCTFRLPDCKADEYLLCEQFDQPDHKKHWREGIIKSSFNYLLLDPRVTRNLPYRSQCMTTAECFQTFVSAIFYVGKGKRSRPYSHLYEALEYFKGDKTSKKLCSKVQHILQVWTCGLGVVSLHCFQNVIPVEAYTREACMVDAIGLKMLTNQKRGDYYGVVSTWPVRRKRELGVHLLYRAMQIFLAEGERQLRPADIRPAR; encoded by the exons ATGTCCGCGCAAAGGAATGATCCAGAGTTGGCCTCACTACTGTACGCAGCAGTAAACAATGCAAACGCCAG gagtgtggaggtgttgctCATACAGGGTGTAAGTCCTAACGTGGTCCTTAGCCACGGTCTGGCAGCTGTGCACCTGGCTGCAGGTAAAGAGTCAGAAAAAGGACTTCGATGCCTGAGACTCATCTTACAACACGGCGCTGACCCGAACCTCAG GTCTGATGAGGGTCTAACGCCAGTACATATTGCTGCATCATGGGGTTGTTATCAGAACCTGAAATTACTTCTGAAAAATGGTGGAAACCCAAGTTTAAAAGACCAA GATGGGAACAAACCTGCTGACCTGGCAGAACAAGAAGAAAACAGCAGATGTGCGAGCATTCTTCAGGACTACGAGTCTCGCGCCCCGCCAGCCCAATGCCAAGACCTTCCAAAATTCCAGTACT CGCTGTACTCGGGCTGCTGTCCGAGCGATGGGAGCGTGGGGTCAGCCTCCCTGCTCAGTGACTTCGGGGAGGACATTCTGAGCAGCACACGGCGCTCGTCTTTATTCCGGACGTCCGAGATCCCCAGCAGACCCGGGTGGGCCATTCGCCCCCATGACTCCTGGTTTTCTGAGGTGTCTTGTGTGCGCGACAGTGAAGTGTTCCATGGAGGTGAAGCGGATGACACGGCACCACCTGTTCTCTCCAGCACCCGCCTGTCAGTCGTGGACAGCAAAAAGAGTCCGGAAGTGCTGTCCATGTGCAGAGTTGGGGAGGCCGGCCCACGTTTGGTCCAGTCTGCCCCTTTAATACCCCTGAGCCGTAAGAGTGTATCCTTCAGGGATTTCAATGAGTATTTTCCATCTTCCCCACTGAACATCCCAGCTGGGAGTCACGATTCCTGGGATACGACGGTTGATTTCTCCCAGTACCCTGATTTCCTAGACTCTGAGCGCATGGCAGCAGTGCTGCCAAAACACGGCATTGATGTCACCTCCCCGGACGACGTATTCGTGTTTTGCCGAGAGGCCGTGTCTGATGATGAAACTGAGAAGACTGTAATTGGACTGGGAGCGATGGGTGAGGAGGAAGATGTTGTGTTTGCTGATAAAGTTGATGAGCAGAAACAGAAAAGCGTCAGCAGTGGCAGTGGGTCCAGTCAGTATAGTAGCTGTGACAGTGAGACATACAAGAGTGCAGTTGAAGCCCCAGTGACTACCGGAAACTTCTCACCCTTGGAGAAAGACGAAGGAACGCCTTGTAGAAATGGATGCGACCAAGATCAGAGTAAAGCCATTACCAACATCATTGGACCAACCACAGAAGGTCCAGACTCGAACAGCGCTGATACGGAAAGCGTCGAATCAGCCACCGACAGAAGTAGCGGGAAGACAGATGAGCCCAAGACTAACGGTGAGCCTTGCGTTAGCCTCATGCCCAACTGCGTTCTGGAGGCCGAGGAAGCCCTGGTCGAGGCTCGCTTCACCCCGAGTCCTTTTGTGACTGGCAGGACTCACTCGAGACTCAGCCGCTGCTCCCAGAGACTCAGCAGTTCCTCGTGCACCTCGTCTCTGTTTGAACAGACGCTTCCCACACCGAGCCGGGTGCGGCGCCAAATTGCAAAATCACCGCACGGCGCAGACGACGCAGATGCCTGCTCCAGACCGTCGCGTGATGAAAGCAGCATGGGGGACCTCGGCTCCTGCATGGAACGTCTGCGGGTGTCTTCAAGCCAGAGCTCAGATGACCGCGGAAGCCAAGCGGATACGCTGATCGTCTCCAGGAGCATGGCGGACACGTTGATCATATCTAGAAGCGCTGTTGACAAGAGCTTAGAAAGTGGCAGTAACAGTTTTACAGAAACCATAGAAACATCTTCAGATTTTCATGATGACAAGCCATTTTTCACCTCAGATAGGTCCACCTCAAGTGAAAGTCCTGTGCTAAAAAACAAAACTGAGCATCGCACAGCAACACAGATATTGCACAGAAGCTCTTCTGCTTTGAAAGGAGATGATTGTGGCCTGGACTCACAGGAAGAGTCTTATCCGTGCCAGTCAAGCCTGGAATCGACCTCCAGCTGCAGCTCCGAGAGCTCGGGGCCACCAGGTAACCCCTTCAACACACCTTCCTCAGGCTGTACACCCAGGTACAGCATGAGCAGGTTCTTCAGCCATTCGCCACCCCAGACGCTGGCAGATCTTTCCTACACCCCTGGAGGACGCCCCATCATCACGGACACGGACGAACCCGTGGAGTACCTCTACACCGACACAGAAGAAGGGCACGAGCTGATCGAGACGCACGTCCCGCCCACCTCCAACGCGTCCCTGAGCTCCAGcgtcctcacctccaccagcgaCGACACCGTGCTCTACGACTGGCGCTCTGTGAAGTCGGCCATCTCCAGCCCAGAGAAAGGCAAGGAGAACCATAGTCCCGGTGGGGAGGACGCCGCGGACACCAGAGGCCTGACGGACCAGGAGCTCAGACGCAGGCTTGTGGAGCTGGGAGAGGAACCAGGGCCCATCGGCAGACGCACGCGTCCTCTGTACATCCAGAAGTTAAGATCCCTGCAGAAGAAGTCCGTCTCCCAACAGCCAGCCCAGAACAGCTCACCCGCATTCCCCG GTTATAGCGCAGAGCTCAGTAAAGCACTCTGCACGTTTCGTCTGCCTGATTGCAAGGCGGACGAGTACTTACTGTGTGAGCAGTTTGATCAACCTGATCACAAGAAGCACTGGCGTGAAGGCATCATCAAGTCCAGCTTTAACTACTTGCTTCTCGATCCCAG AGTGACGAGGAACCTTCCGTACCGCAGTCAGTGCATGACCACCGCCGAGTGCTTCCAGACGTTTGTCAGCGCCATCTTCTACGTTGGGAAAGGCAAACGGTCCAGACCATACAGCCACCTGTATGAAGCCCTGGAATATTTCAAAGGAGACAAGACATCTAAG AAACTCTGCTCGAAGGTGCAGCACATTCTGCAGGTATGGACCTGCGGCCTGGGTGTGGTCTCCCTGCACTGCTTCCAGAACGTCATCCCGGTGGAGGCGTACACACGCGAGGCCTGCATGGTGGACGCCATCG GCCTAAAGatgctgaccaatcagaagcGAGGGGACTATTATGGGGTGGTCTCCACGTGGCCGGTGAGGAGGAAGCGGGAGCTGGGCGTGCACCTACTCTACAGAGCCATGCAGATCTTCCTGGCCGAGGGCGAGCGGCAGCTCCGGCCGGCCGACATCAGACCGGCGCGGTGA
- the csf3b gene encoding colony stimulating factor 3 (granulocyte) b, producing the protein MNFLLTLMLFCCLAAALFSAPLTKRSTQNTDFVGEVEHAKSLVQKIINAVGEVHHSCVSVEGFSLDPSAEVKNLDYIISVLAIPEAPKLVPTHTLEVSLNHIAEGIQLHQHLLQEVEGKLTCSDRLSPFLADLRDLSGHVLQVQHLSQVTPAEPHGSSSDLSSRLHSDYQVQAAIHLILQQLQGFGEDVFRTLRHILLTNPPSRG; encoded by the exons ATGAACTTCCTGCTAA CTTTGATGCTGTTCTGCTGTTTGGCGGCCGCGTTATTTTCAGCGCCTCTTACCAAGCGCAGCACGCAAAACACGGACTTCGTCGGCGAGGTCGAGCACGCCAAGAGTTTGGTCCAGAAGATCATCAACGCTGTTGGTGAAGTTCACCACTCCTGCGTTAGTGTCGAG GGCTTCAGTCTTGATCCGTCTGCTGAGGTGAAGAACTTGGACTACATCATATCAGTTTTGGCCATTCCTGAAGCACCCAAGCTGGTTCCAACACACACCTTG GAAGTGAGTTTGAACCACATAGCTGAAGGCATTCAGTTGCACCAGCATCTACTGCAGGAAGTGGAAGGAAAGCTGACATGCTCTGACAGATTGAGTCCTTTTCTGGCAGACCTCCGAGACCTGTCTGGCCATGTCCTCCAG GTGCAGCATCTGTCCCAGGTCACCCCAGCAGAACCACACGGGTCATCATCTGACCTCTCCTCACGTCTCCACAGCGATTACCAGGTGCAGGCCGCCATCCACCTGATCCTGCAGCAGCTCCAGGGCTTTGGAGAAGACGTGTTTCGCACCCTACGGCACATCCTGCTCACAAATCCACCATCCAGGGGAtga